A region of Schistosoma mansoni strain Puerto Rico chromosome 1, complete genome DNA encodes the following proteins:
- a CDS encoding calpain-2 (C02 family) — translation MSSTTKHFVQLAGQNECMTDRLTTYFGVHRVLTRKSNNHIGGVHVGNNTKRD, via the exons ATGTCGTCAACTACCAAACATTTTGTCCAGTTGGCCGGTCAGAATGAGTGCATGACAGATAGACTAACAAC TTATTTTGGTGTTCACCGAGTTTTGACAAGAAAATCCAACAATCATATTGGTGGTGTTCATGTTGGTAATAACACAAAACGTGATTGA